Within the Rhodothermales bacterium genome, the region TTTTCCATTTCCATCCACATACCATGCAGATGAATCGGGTGCTCCATCATGGTGTCATTAACTAAAGTCAAACGTAAACGCTCGTTATATTCGAACTCGATTGGGCCGTCCACTTCATAAAATTGCTTGCCGTCGAACGACCACATATACCTTTCCATATTACCGGTAAGGTGTAATTCCACCTCGCGCTCGGGCTCGCGCTCATCAATGTTAGGCTTCAAGCTTTTAAGATCGCGGTATACCAGTACTTTGCGGCCGTCGTTACCCAGACCGATTCCAGGCTCATCTAGGCGGTCG harbors:
- a CDS encoding multicopper oxidase domain-containing protein, yielding DRLDEPGIGLGNDGRKVLVYRDLKSLKPNIDEREPEREVELHLTGNMERYMWSFDGKQFYEVDGPIEFEYNERLRLTLVNDTMMEHPIHLHGMWMEMENGNGIYNPRKHTLLLQPAQRISARVTPLDKGPWAFHCHILYHMDMGMFRVVKVVDKLAEV